One genomic segment of Centroberyx gerrardi isolate f3 chromosome 4, fCenGer3.hap1.cur.20231027, whole genome shotgun sequence includes these proteins:
- the rad52 gene encoding DNA repair protein RAD52 homolog isoform X1, with amino-acid sequence MFGYNGWSHSISQQNVDFVDFVNGRFYVGVSAFVKVQLKDGSFHEDVGYGVSEGLKSKALSLEKARKEAVTDGMKRALKCFGNVLGNCILNKEYLIAINKIPKQPPPPLDPAQTKRSEGEPLVEKARFSSLVREKKFGSAVGSTRTPLEPRVLNQNQNLSGSGAVARTPVSHTSDAGPAPAETDWKNDNSICPRPAPDSADAALSEEHTDPKQLRKLRQQQLQQKFRQEMEAKKLQQGPKGQAKCEEVETAVGQTSSGGHVSPPGKVAAPVFGHSAAAGDREPSSRDGYLADPELWDFTLDGIEELDVPAGAPPSTGPRPGTPGNHQMQTRSKTPQRDPSHPPRPPARPQDEAPSYSGGQASHAQYRPQHQIQHQPRPGEAFSPYRQGQYMKKRKLN; translated from the exons ATGTTTGGATACAACGGATGGTCTCACTCCATCTCCCAGCAGAACGTCG ACTTTGTGGACTTCGTCAATGGGAGGTTTTATGTTGGAGTCAGTGCATTTGTCAAAGTGCAATTGAAG GACGGCTCGTTCCATGAGGATGTGGGCTATGGAGTGAGCGAGGGACTGAAGTCTAAAGCTCTGTCACTGGAAAAGGCGAGGAAGGAGGCCGTCACTGATGGAATGAAGAGAGCGCTGAA ATGCTTTGGCAACGTCCTTGGAAACTGCATCCTGAATAAAGAATACCTCATAGCCATTAACAAGATCCCCAAACAG cctcctcctcctctcgacCCGGCCCAGACCAAGCGCTCCGAAGGCGAGCCCTTAGTGGAGAAAGCCCGGTTCTCCAGCCTGGTCCGAGAGAAGAAGTTTGGCTCTGCGGTGGGATCTACCCGGACCCCTCTGGAGCCCAGAGTCCtcaaccagaaccagaaccttTCCGGGAGCGGGGCCGTAGCCAGAACGCCTGTGTCCCACACCTCTGATGCTGGCCCCGCCCCTGCCGAGACGGACTGGAAGAACGACAACAGCATCTGTCCCAG GCCTGCACCGGACTCTGCGGACGCTGCCCTGTCCGAAGAGCACACAGACCCCAAACAGCTGAGGAAGctcaggcagcagcagctccagcagaaGTTCAGGCAAGAGATGGAAGCCAAGAAGCTGCAGCAGGGGCCAAAAGGCCAAGCCAAGTGTGAGGAAGTAGAGACCGCTGTTGGACAAACATCCAGCGGAG GTCATGTAAGCCCCCCCGGCAAGGTAGCTGCACCCGTATTTGGCCACAGCGCCgctgctggagacagagagcCCAGCAGCAGGGACGGATATTTAGCAG ATCCTGAGCTGTGGGATTTCACCCTGGATGGGATCGAGGAGCTGGATGTCCCCGCAGGCGCCCCGCCCTCCACAGGCCCCCGGCCCGGCACGCCCGGGAATCACCAGATGCAGACGCGCAGTAAGACCCCTCAGAGAGACCCGTCCCACCCCCCGAGGCCCCCGGCCAGGCCTCAAGACGAGGCCCCGTCGTACAGCGGAGGACAGGCCAGCCACGCTCAGTACAGACCTCAACATCAGATCCAACATCAGCCAAGACCAG GTGAGGCCTTTAGTCCGTACAGACAAGGGCAGTACATGAAGAAAcgcaaactgaactga
- the rad52 gene encoding DNA repair protein RAD52 homolog isoform X2, with translation MFGYNGWSHSISQQNVDFVDFVNGRFYVGVSAFVKVQLKDGSFHEDVGYGVSEGLKSKALSLEKARKEAVTDGMKRALKCFGNVLGNCILNKEYLIAINKIPKQPPPPLDPAQTKRSEGEPLVEKARFSSLVREKKFGSAVGSTRTPLEPRVLNQNQNLSGSGAVARTPVSHTSDAGPAPAETDWKNDNSICPRPAPDSADAALSEEHTDPKQLRKLRQQQLQQKFRQEMEAKKLQQGPKGQAKCEEVETAVGQTSSGGHVSPPGKVAAPVFGHSAAAGDREPSSRDGYLAEDPELWDFTLDGIEELDVPAGAPPSTGPRPGTPGNHQMQTRSKTPQRDPSHPPRPPARPQDEAPSYSGGQASHAQYRPQHQIQHQPRPGEAFSPYRQGQYMKKRKLN, from the exons ATGTTTGGATACAACGGATGGTCTCACTCCATCTCCCAGCAGAACGTCG ACTTTGTGGACTTCGTCAATGGGAGGTTTTATGTTGGAGTCAGTGCATTTGTCAAAGTGCAATTGAAG GACGGCTCGTTCCATGAGGATGTGGGCTATGGAGTGAGCGAGGGACTGAAGTCTAAAGCTCTGTCACTGGAAAAGGCGAGGAAGGAGGCCGTCACTGATGGAATGAAGAGAGCGCTGAA ATGCTTTGGCAACGTCCTTGGAAACTGCATCCTGAATAAAGAATACCTCATAGCCATTAACAAGATCCCCAAACAG cctcctcctcctctcgacCCGGCCCAGACCAAGCGCTCCGAAGGCGAGCCCTTAGTGGAGAAAGCCCGGTTCTCCAGCCTGGTCCGAGAGAAGAAGTTTGGCTCTGCGGTGGGATCTACCCGGACCCCTCTGGAGCCCAGAGTCCtcaaccagaaccagaaccttTCCGGGAGCGGGGCCGTAGCCAGAACGCCTGTGTCCCACACCTCTGATGCTGGCCCCGCCCCTGCCGAGACGGACTGGAAGAACGACAACAGCATCTGTCCCAG GCCTGCACCGGACTCTGCGGACGCTGCCCTGTCCGAAGAGCACACAGACCCCAAACAGCTGAGGAAGctcaggcagcagcagctccagcagaaGTTCAGGCAAGAGATGGAAGCCAAGAAGCTGCAGCAGGGGCCAAAAGGCCAAGCCAAGTGTGAGGAAGTAGAGACCGCTGTTGGACAAACATCCAGCGGAG GTCATGTAAGCCCCCCCGGCAAGGTAGCTGCACCCGTATTTGGCCACAGCGCCgctgctggagacagagagcCCAGCAGCAGGGACGGATATTTAGCAG aAGATCCTGAGCTGTGGGATTTCACCCTGGATGGGATCGAGGAGCTGGATGTCCCCGCAGGCGCCCCGCCCTCCACAGGCCCCCGGCCCGGCACGCCCGGGAATCACCAGATGCAGACGCGCAGTAAGACCCCTCAGAGAGACCCGTCCCACCCCCCGAGGCCCCCGGCCAGGCCTCAAGACGAGGCCCCGTCGTACAGCGGAGGACAGGCCAGCCACGCTCAGTACAGACCTCAACATCAGATCCAACATCAGCCAAGACCAG GTGAGGCCTTTAGTCCGTACAGACAAGGGCAGTACATGAAGAAAcgcaaactgaactga